A single genomic interval of Eurosta solidaginis isolate ZX-2024a chromosome 3, ASM4086904v1, whole genome shotgun sequence harbors:
- the Orc6 gene encoding origin recognition complex subunit 6, translating to MVTLIEQMLCKMGLRDEPNMQSKTLELLRLLELRSANMPLQLNEYAKTIICADIAATLVGITFDMEQANKLSNLRKSHYTRHKRMIEKLLDLNKIVGVNDICVQLNLTEVTQKANELLELYKMVIIKENAGDESDLIHPQYAAMAVFQAAKMLKQKVSKQKILSFSNLRPTQWQQLELRWSKFLSKHYKDATDKNLKIYAAEIAVNHGSGAVNPKSDNVTESTKRAATSTVEDYDKWKQRMLKMAEEQLQEQLHYKQNENELDKENLIVEM from the exons ATGGTCACACTAATTGAGCAAATGCTTTGTAAAATGGGATTGCGAGACGAGCCGAACATGCAGAG CAAAACTTTGGAGTTGCTGCGACTCCTGGAATTGCGATCTGCTAATATGCCACTGCAACTAAACGAATATGCGAAGACTATAATTTGCGCAGATATTGCGGCAACTCTAGTGGGGATCACCTTTGATATG GAACAAGCCAACAAGTTATCCAATTTGCGCAAATCCCATTACACACGTCATAaacgaatgattgaaaaattgctCGATCTAAATAAGATCGTTGGTGTGAACGATATCTGTGTACAATTAAACTTGACCGAAGTTACACAAAAGGCCAATGAATTATTGGAACTTTACAAAATGgttataataaaagaaaatgctGGTGATGAAAGCGATCTTATACATCCACAATATGCAGCTATGGCGGTTTTTCAAGCAGCAAaaatgctcaaacaaaaggtatccaaacaaaaaatattgagtTTTAGTAATTTACGACCGACACAATGGCAACAGCTCGAGTTACGTTGGAGTAAATTTCTCAGTAAACATTATAAGGATGCAACAGATAAAAATCTAAAGATCTATGCAGCAGAAATAGCTGTAAATCATGGCAGTGGTGCCGTGAACCCAAAATCCGATAATGTTACTGAAAGTACTAAACGTGCAGCAACTTCTACAGTAGAGGATTATGATAAATGGAAGCAAAGAATGTTAAAAATGGCCGAAGAGCAACTACAGGAACAATTGCATtataaacaaaatgaaaatgaattagATAAAGAGAATTTAATTGTGGAAATGTAG
- the wash gene encoding WASH complex subunit 1: MYTVPVIPPDLRHEETIIQAAIALDCLHQTINSVFDRIDSRTERNNAKLKELSTRIEKAQSKIRCLVGTKKAIKIYAPARFPSSQIFRDIPQTFTDSIAMVEQHAQQQHNQKSIYEVHSGVDAPATLAQQEKLVFFHVRYKDSYNPMHGSTVAADKSQVNKSIGMGVVPHKLRSVSSLLHCNSDELVYGNEHAEKDVWKKAKFFKSPRQRRENSAIGEQKQLLEPAPYSLAHRNQKVNSFGGLRYTPRLHEAPEIDLPLDLPDLPGIADDIYFEGNDQQQIAPSLYIENLPDLPELEEANVDIKKNLTGEPVIVHVPPPPPPPLSSIAPTTVTNIANSIQVGGVAPQAPPPPPPPPLMPSLTQAKSANEQILKVKSTSVAVSKVNTDNSRNELMDAIRKAGGARGGRLRAAAAAPVDVVDNRLGNKNSDTKLKTSASGGGDLMADLHNKLLMRRKGISGAKDRENTNSVEASIEKTNVIAITAGNPVMSRLSALIPAPTGTQKQSDDDEDDDNENEWIEE; the protein is encoded by the coding sequence ATGTATACAGTGCCTGTGATACCACCCGATCTTCGTCACGAAGAAACAATTATCCAAGCGGCCATAGCGCTCGATTGTCTACATCAAACAATAAATTCTGTATTTGACCGCATTGACAGTCGCACCGAGCGCAATAACGCTAAACTGAAGGAGTTGAGCACACGCATTGAAAAGGCGCAGTCGAAGATACGATGTTTAGTTGGTactaaaaaagcaataaaaatttacGCTCCAGCACGTTTTCCATCGTCACAAATTTTTCGCGATATACCGCAAACTTTTACAGACTCCATAGCAATGGTTGAACAACATGCACAGCAACAGCACAATCAGAAATCAATATATGAAGTGCATAGCGGTGTAGATGCACCTGCAACTCTAGCACAACAAGAAAAGTTAGTATTCTTCCATGTACGTTACAAGGATTCATATAATCCCATGCATGGCTCTACTGTGGCTGCTGATAAATCACAAGTAAACAAAAGCATCGGCATGGGCGTTGTACCTCATAAACTACGTTCAGTATCATCATTGCTACATTGTAATAGCGACGAGTTAGTTTACGGTAACGAGCACGCTGAAAAGGATGTGTGGAAGAAAGCAAAATTCTTTAAATCACCACGCCAACGCCGTGAAAACAGCGCAATCGGTGAACAAAAGCAATTATTAGAACCAGCTCCATACTCGTTGGCGCATCGCAATCAGAAAGTTAACTCTTTTGGGGGCTTACGATATACGCCTCGTTTACATGAAGCACCTGAAATTGATTTACCACTTGACTTGCCTGATTTGCCCGGCATAGCGGATGATATATATTTCGAAGGCAATGACCAACAACAAATAGCTCCATCATTATACATAGAAAATCTGCCCGATTTGCCTGAGCTCGAAGAGGCAAACGtagatatcaaaaaaaatttaaccggAGAGCCGGTAATTGTTCATGTGCCTCCACCACCACCGCCGCCATTATCGTCGATAGCGCCAACAACTGTTACAAACATCGCTAATAGCATACAAGTAGGAGGAGTGGCGCCACAAGCACCACCGCCGCCACCACCACCTCCACTTATGCCGTCATTAACACAGGCAAAATCAGCAAATGAACAAATTCTAAAGGTAAAATCTACAAGTGTAGCCGTATCAAAAGTCAATACTGATAATTCACGCAACGAGCTAATGGATGCCATACGGAAGGCAGGTGGTGCACGCGGTGGCCGCTTGCGTGCAGCAGCTGCGGCTCCTGTTGATGTAGTTGACAATCGGTTAGGCAATAAAAATAGCGATACGAAATTGAAAACTAGCGCAAGTGGAGGCGGAGATCTCATGGCAGATTTACACAATAAATTATTAATGCGCCGCAAGGGTATTTCAGGTGCGAAAGATAGAGAAAACACGAATTCGGTTGAAGCTAGTATTGAAAAAACAAATGTTATTGCAATTACAGCTGGTAACCCAGTTATGTCACGCTTATCAGCGCTAATACCAGCGCCGACCGGAACACAGAAACAATCCGATGATGACGAGGATGATGATAATGAAAACGAATGGATAGAAGAATAG